CCGAGTTTTCCAGAGTATTTACGCCAATAGCTAAACGTTTACCGGCCTCTAATGTTCCGCTATTAGTAATTACCCCCTCGTTAGGACTAATATTATTCATATCATCATATTCTGGGTCGATTAATTCAGTTGTAGATAAATAAAGATAATCAGATGCTTTTATCTTGCCGCTATTATTTAAGTTAATCGCTTCAATGTCTGCTAAGCTGCCAGCTATGATAGTTCCTCTATTATCAAAATCATGGGCATAGATTCCTACATCCGAACCTAGTTTAGAATAACTGATATCTCCAGCATTAACGAAACGACCATCTTCACCATTATGTATCATAGAAAGCGCGTTTATTTTACCTGTGTTATACATATCGTGGGATCGTGTATTGACAGAGCCATCAGTAAAAATGGCACCGCTATTATAAATTGCTTGATCGCTATTTAACTCAATACTGTCACGATTACCACTCTTACTTCTGCTTTCAATATTTCCTTTATTATCAATACCTTTTTTCCCATCAAGACCAAGTAACCAACCATAACGGTCAGTATTTGAAATATCAATATCCCCTTCATTGACGATTCTATCATTTGTCCTAAGGGCTATTGAATACTGAGGGACTGCCTTATCATAAAAAGTAATATAGTCATCCTCTTCATCTCGTATCTCACTATCAGTGTACGATGTTGTTTTACTGTTAATACTGATTGCTTGTGAACTAGCTAAACTGGTGGCGAGACTATCAATATTTTTTTTATTACCTTCAGGTTGTGACTCGGTATCTTCATGATAGTCTTCCAAATATATTTTACCAGTATTAGTAATTTGTCCTGTGGCAGAAATAGCAATATGTTCACGATGACCATAAGCGCCTAAACGGCCAGCATTGCGTACACCAACCCCCGTCTCAGTACTTCTCAACGTAATTTTATTGGCATACATTCCACCTAAAGCGGCTACGTCAATTGCTAACACAGGTTTATCATCATTATTATAAATTTTTTCTACTTTTAAAGACTCGTCATTATAAAAATCTTTAGCATGGTAGACATTATTTTTACCCGCAACAACTGTTATTCGATTAGCTTGTATTTGACCATTAATATTTACTGTGCGAGCGATTAGGTTGGTATAATCTTGCTCACGGCTATCAAACTCACCATTAATGGTAATATTACCTTGTTCAACTTGATAACCTTGTAGTGTACCGTCATCGCCGATAATCGCGCTACCGGTAGTCAGGGTTGCTCTGTCAGCATTAATAAAGCCACAGCCATTACAGGTAATACCCGCTGCATTGGCGATGACCACTTGGGCTTTTTGCCCGGCGACTTCAATTTTACCGTTCAGTTGGCTGGCATTGGCTGAGTTAATTTCATTTAAAATAACTTTAGCGCCGCCAGAGTTAGCTAAATTGCTATTACCGGCAATATTGCCGCCTAACTGAGTGTTTGATGACTGCGCGCTGTTATTTAAAATTACGCCCTCTTTTGATACATCAAATTGGTTATATTTATTGTGTGAAACGCCTGCTTTATTGGCTTCTTGAATATTGACTACCGTTGGGCCATTTGGGCGCTCGATAATGGTCGGGCGCTGTGACTGCGCGGCGTTGTTATCGGTAATAATAGTGCTGGCCTGACTTTGCGTCACCACACTGACCATACCCAGTGCCACAAAGGTTAAGAAGCTGAGTGGTTTTAATGCGGCAGTTACTTTAC
The genomic region above belongs to Orbaceae bacterium lpD02 and contains:
- a CDS encoding filamentous hemagglutinin N-terminal domain-containing protein, with protein sequence MNKHFYRIIFNKARGIMMVVAEIVKRHQGEGRSSQKATSTTSRGKVTAALKPLSFLTFVALGMVSVVTQSQASTIITDNNAAQSQRPTIIERPNGPTVVNIQEANKAGVSHNKYNQFDVSKEGVILNNSAQSSNTQLGGNIAGNSNLANSGGAKVILNEINSANASQLNGKIEVAGQKAQVVIANAAGITCNGCGFINADRATLTTGSAIIGDDGTLQGYQVEQGNITINGEFDSREQDYTNLIARTVNINGQIQANRITVVAGKNNVYHAKDFYNDESLKVEKIYNNDDKPVLAIDVAALGGMYANKITLRSTETGVGVRNAGRLGAYGHREHIAISATGQITNTGKIYLEDYHEDTESQPEGNKKNIDSLATSLASSQAISINSKTTSYTDSEIRDEEDDYITFYDKAVPQYSIALRTNDRIVNEGDIDISNTDRYGWLLGLDGKKGIDNKGNIESRSKSGNRDSIELNSDQAIYNSGAIFTDGSVNTRSHDMYNTGKINALSMIHNGEDGRFVNAGDISYSKLGSDVGIYAHDFDNRGTIIAGSLADIEAINLNNSGKIKASDYLYLSTTELIDPEYDDMNNISPNEGVITNSGTLEAGKRLAIGVNTLENSGKISSGGELGIGQYLEIHDNPDPDSIYSIAIPAGKAQSVNNQSGTIEANGDLTIGAEQINNSGKIKSANNMNLALNMLNNTDGQIYSGGAINIGKDLNEDGTITGRATMVNNLSGSIEAADDITIDALYYLYSTD